The segment aagtgAGTGGTCCTCCTCTGTCAAACATGAAATTCTATCTTAATCGGGACGCTGATGCGCATGATTCTTTGAATGACATTGATCAATTAGCGCGCCTGATTAGAGCAAACGGTGGTGAAGTACTAGATACCAAGCCAAGAGAATCAAAAGAGAATGTCTTCATTGTATCACCTTATAATCACACAAATTTACCAACGGTAACTCCAACTTATATTAAGGCCTGTTGTCAAAGCAACTCGCTATTGAACATGGAAAATTACTTAGTCCCTTACGACAACTTTAGAGAAGTTGTGGACAGTAGGTTACAGGACGAGCCTCATTCTAatgatataaataataGCAATAGCAATAGCAGCCATTCTATTGGGCCAAAAGCAGAGATAATTTCCACAAATACTAACGGCGCCACGGAAGAATCAATCAAGGAAAAAGTTATGGTGGACGCTGAACAACAAGCCAGATTACAAGAGCAAGCTCAGCTGCTTCGCCAACATGTAAGTAGTACCGCTTCAATGACAAGTGGAGGGCACAATGACTTGGTCCAAATCGAACAACCTCAAAAAGATActtctaataataataataataataataataataataacaataataatgtcAACGACGAAGACAATGATCTTTTGACGCAGGATAGCAACCCTCAAGGAGCCGATGAAGGAAATGCATCTTTTCAAGCACAAAGGTCCATGATTTCGAGAGGCGCTTTGCCCTCACACAATAAAGCTTCTTTTACAGATGAGGAAGACGAGTTCATTTTGGACGTTGTCAGGAAAAATCCAACCAGACGTACTACCCATACTCTTTATGATGAAATATCCCATTATGTGCCTAATCATACAGGTAACTCTATTAGACACAGATTTAGAGTATATCTTTCTAAAAGGCTAGAGTACGTTTATGAAGTTGACAAATTCGGTAAATTGGTTAGAGACGACGATGGAAATCTGATAAAGACTAAAGTTTTGCCACCATCGAttaaaaggaaattttCCGCCGATGAAGATTACACTTTGGCAATCGCAGTAAAGAAGCAATTTTATCGTGATTTGTTTCAAATCGATCCTGATACGGGAAGATCGCTTATCACAGATGAGGATACACCTACCGCTATTGCCAGGAGGAATATGACAATGGACCCAAATCATGTTCCAGGAAATGAACCCAACTTCGCGGCTTATAGGACCCAAAGCCGTAGAGGACCCATTGCAcgagaatttttcaagcatTTTGCCGAAGAGCACGCAACTCACACTGAGAATGCTTGGAGAGACAGGTTCAGGAAGTTTTTACTCGCTTACGGCATTGATGACTATATCAGTTATTatgaagctgaaaaagCTCAAAATAGGGAGCCAGAACCGATGAAGAACCTCACCAATAGACCCAAGAGGCCTGGCGTGCCCACTCCCGGTAACTATAACTCAGCAGCCAAAAGGGCAAGAAATTATACTTCTCAAAGAAATGCACAGCCCACCGCTAATGCTGCATCTGCCAATGCTGCTGccgctgctgctgctgctgcttccAACTCTTATGCTATACCGGAAAACGAATTACTGGACGAAGATACCAtgaatttcatttccaGTTTAAAGAACGATCTATCCAATATCTCAAACAGTTTGCCTTTTGAGTATCCCCACGAGATTGCGGAAGC is part of the Saccharomyces paradoxus chromosome XIV, complete sequence genome and harbors:
- the RAP1 gene encoding DNA-binding transcription factor RAP1 (Essential DNA-binding transcription regulator that binds many loci~similar to YNL216W) → MSSPDDFETAPAEFVDALDPSMVAVDSGSAAVTAPSDSAADVKANQNEENSGVAGVDTSVKADQAEIEKKDDDTTEVGITTTTSPVADTAAATDIVKTSTASVAESTADERAAEEKKEQVSGPPLSNMKFYLNRDADAHDSLNDIDQLARLIRANGGEVLDTKPRESKENVFIVSPYNHTNLPTVTPTYIKACCQSNSLLNMENYLVPYDNFREVVDSRLQDEPHSNDINNSNSNSSHSIGPKAEIISTNTNGATEESIKEKVMVDAEQQARLQEQAQLLRQHVSSTASMTSGGHNDLVQIEQPQKDTSNNNNNNNNNNNNNNVNDEDNDLLTQDSNPQGADEGNASFQAQRSMISRGALPSHNKASFTDEEDEFILDVVRKNPTRRTTHTLYDEISHYVPNHTGNSIRHRFRVYLSKRLEYVYEVDKFGKLVRDDDGNLIKTKVLPPSIKRKFSADEDYTLAIAVKKQFYRDLFQIDPDTGRSLITDEDTPTAIARRNMTMDPNHVPGNEPNFAAYRTQSRRGPIAREFFKHFAEEHATHTENAWRDRFRKFLLAYGIDDYISYYEAEKAQNREPEPMKNLTNRPKRPGVPTPGNYNSAAKRARNYTSQRNAQPTANAASANAAAAAAAAASNSYAIPENELLDEDTMNFISSLKNDLSNISNSLPFEYPHEIAEAIRSDFSNEDIYDNIDPDTISFPPKIATTDLFLPLFFHFGSTRQFMDKLHDVISGDYEPSQAEKLVQDLCDETGIRKNFSTSILTCLSGDLMVFPRYFLNMFKDNVNPPPNVPGIWTHEDDESLKSNDQEQIRKLVKKHGTGRMEMRKRFFEKDLL